The following DNA comes from Castanea sativa cultivar Marrone di Chiusa Pesio chromosome 10, ASM4071231v1.
ATTTAATTGAAATGCTTGGAATCAATATCTTCCACGACAAAAATTTCCTGCAGGAACGTGCTTTCTATTACCAACAAGACTGTagaaataagataataaaatttaaatttcaaaagcactatcatagaaaaaaaatcatgattgcatgAAATACAGGGTTGAGATGTCTGGATGTAAACCCATGTAGGCAGAGTTCTCCTCCAAAACATGAAATCTTCACAAGTTTTGAAACCATATATTGTGATATTAAAGAGggttaaaaagaaacaaaggataGAGGTAATTAGAATACAGGAATGAAAATACACCAATGAattattgcaaatttttattcaacattattaatttataatgaatatcaGACAGGCGCTAGCTAACCCAGAACAATCTATCACCTAGTTAtttcaaaaactataaaaatcttcttctttgttcAATAAGTACataataatatttcattaaGCAAGTGATCCCTATCTTccaaatgattatttttatcCAGTTCCAAAAGTTCACTGTAACTGTAATTATTTCCAAAACTTGGGGAAGAAAAATGCAATAACAGTGATTTAACACCATATCTGACTCCCTAGTCTATATATACTATAAAGAGTAAGTCTACTACCACAACAATTTCCAcaacttttgccacaacttgCTTATGTGGCGagttataaatggtgaaaatAAAATGGTGGGTCCATGATTCCACCACTCACGAGTTGCCACGAGGTAAAGTTGTGGTAAAGTTATGAAACTAGTTGTGGTACTAGACTTACTCTACTATAAAACCAAAGCCTGACTTATTTTTGACTTTCTGAGAGCTTGCCACGTAGGATTTgaagctctcacaattttccacataaacaatattttaataattaaaaaacctCCCTTTGTCCACTAAAAAAACCCGATAAAATTCTGAACAGTCGaactctaaaattaaaaaataaaaaaacccgaCTTttcaccttctctctctctctctctctctctctctctctctcctggtCAGTTCCCTCAAAACCAAATTGTAAACACCACCCCTAAATTCTCAACTCTCACCTAATGGTTTTCCAAACCCTATGCAATTTAACCTCTCAATCACTTTCACTATTGCAAGCAGTGAAGCCATGCAAGCATCTAGATTTACAAATACTACCCGGTTCCCTTGTGGGTCTGCAACAATAAATGTGTGAGCTTGGAGCCTGAAGTGAACCCCAAATGCAATCTATTCTATATTAGCGTATCCCATCATATTGACATCAGCAGCTGGTCCTGTGATGTCATAACTTCCAAGTCCAATCAAATATTTGGAATCTGAGACTACTCCTCTACCATTCTGTAGTAGGAGTACCAAAGCAATCCATAACCAAATAGCTGCACATGGCCTCCAACACTCGGTTTAAACATAAACCCCATTGCACTCAACCACGTAGATAAATCAAAGCTTAATGTAACTTCTCTTTCTGTAAACCAAATAGCACCGTTCGAAATCTCAACCAAAGTAGCAGTAACTTGCACCCACTTGTCCTCCTGAGTGTTCAATTTCTAATTGGTTTCTTTTTGGTGCTGCATTCAAACCCTTACCTTCCTCACCAGGTGCGTTTTTATTGCTGaattacaataattatatatatatatatatatattatcatcaATGTTTGTAATGCCGCTTTTTGTCTCTATAATATTCACCCTctccttctcattttttttagttcgaCAAAACGTTTGAATGAGGTCAGAATCAACTGAAGATGTGGCTTGGTAAATTTTTGGTTTCTGTTTCTCAATATTGTGAAACTTTACCTTTGATAGAAGTTATTAATTAGTTTACTAGAAGTGGAATTTTGTTACGATTCCTACCCGAAGGTGAGTCATGAGTGTTTGATGATACGTCTCAGGGAATTTCAGTATATACAGATGATCGCAAATTTACCTTTGATGTGCTTGAATTGTTATAGGAgtggaaaaccaaaaaaaaaaaaatctaaagattGATGGTGTTATCAATTTAGTATTGGTAGACACATATTAATATGTTAGtgtaattaatttaaaattgtggATAAACACTTGAATTGAAAATTAGTTGAAACAGAAGTCATAGATCCAGTATGTATTCTGTGAATGCCTATTTGTGTTTAATCTGTGTGACATATTGGATACTAGGTAGTCTTGCTGAGTGAACTAGCTTCATGATGTGTCTagatatatgtatgtatgtagatATGCACATATTTCCTTACTAATTTGATTGTGTTTCGGTATTAATCTCAGAGGGCTTTCTGCACTTATGCTCACCGTGTAAGGTTAGCAACATGAACATCTGTAGCCACGTTGTATGTTTGCCCCTTTAGATAGGAGATAAGAGTATTGGGAAGGGACAGGCACCCTATTATTTCTTTTGTCCTGAAGATTTAAATGAATCAGAAATTTGATAGGAAGAACGCTTAAAAAAACCCTTGATTGTATTTTTCAacctcctcctccccctccctttctatgatttttttttaagtataggAGCTCTCCTATCATTAATTTGTATGGATTAGATAATGAACAAAGAAAATCACAAAAGATTGAGAAACAATAGACTGCAGGTCTTCTCCAATGTGCTTGATGATAAAATAGTAAAGCAACAGAGAAGGGgaaaaggagggggggggggggggggcctgGTACATGGGCGAAGAGGAATGTTTGATTGTAAAAGGAGAGAAGTATTTAAAACTATGGTACAAGGATGCAAATTGCAAAATCATTGGCATTACATATGATTAACAATTGATCTCTACTAAAAAGAATAGAGGACagttttatattctttaataaGAAAGTAGAAAACCTTAGGCTCTGTCAAAGCATGGGAAAACCTGCCTTTTAGATTGGTGAAGAAACATAAGCCacatatcttttctttttctttttctttttttttggggggggggggttctcTTTTAGGTTCAAGCTTTAAAGAAATGTCTGAACTGAAGTTCCTATTTGCATATGAACAATTTTGGCAGTTCCATTGGCTACCAAAATCACTGTCTTTTGTTTGGATAGACATGCAAATGTTTGATAAATCCCAAAGTTCAAatactttgagaaaattgaaaatatcaatGTAACCTAGCCCTTCAGTTGCCCAATAAATGTCTATTTGATAACATGGCGTGATGGGATAATATGGTCATTTTAACAATGCCTTCAATATTGTAGTTGACTTCTCTTTATAtgctaattaaataatattaagaaCTGAAATGATGATTTTCTTTCTCTGATTCTTTACTGTTAGCAACAGCATCACTAGGTTGCATTTCTATTCTAGGTTTTCTGGATGAAGCACTATAGGAACCGGAGGTTGGATGACCTGGAGTTTGTGCTTGATGATTTTAAGGAGATTTATGTTATTGattccaaaacaaaatcaattaccAGAGCTAAAGTTTTGGTGAGAATATTTGTTTGGGaatattagttttaaaattgcAATGATTATTCTTCTTATGCTTCTTGTGGATGTGGAATGGCTATCTGCTTCTTTACCtggagttttgatttttttttttttctcctttctttttgttttggctACCTTTTGCTTTTTGATGAATCACTTTGCTTAAGCAGTTTAGTTGTAGGACCAagtttccaaaaagaaaaatggcgatgctttagtttattggtgaaaatttttaggttcttcccccccccccccccttcccccttcgccctctccaaaaaaaaaggatccCTGAAAAGGAAGTGAAGATTTCTAATGATGGAGATTTGTGTAATAGCCATCAATCGAGGCTACCACACAagatttcttttgataagtaataaagatttattgatatcaaaaagagaaagacacccaagtacacagggagtatacAAGGTGTAcatatcaaatacaaaaattacataaatcaagtAAATCCAAACATGAATAAAacttcattatttaaaaaaaaaaaaaaaaaaattgggataaCATATTGAACTTTTCTAAAGAAGAGTAGTTTGAACTCGCCTCTAGCCAGTAGAATCTACAAGCAACTAACCCCATTTGCCATAACCAGTTACCAGGTATAATCCAAGGACATTCACCCACAGTTAGCTTAAACTCAATTCTAAAATAtccatctttaattttcttttctcagcTATTATATTGATAGTGTGCGCGTGTGTGCAAAAAAATGCCCATACTCAGTTTCTTAGATATCACCCCCTCATGTATATAGCCCCTCTTTACCTAAAATTCAGCAAAccccaaaccaaaccaaaataaataaaaacacaaaatttatgtAGCCCCATGTAGTGTGAATTAAGAAGCTGTAAAATTGAATAGATTGATGTAAAGAAGAGTCCTTTGAACTGACCTACAAGCAATAAACCCCATTAGCCAGAACCAGTTGCCGGGTTTAATCCAAAAACATTAACCCACAATTAGCTTAAACTTAATTCTAAAATCTCCatcttcaaattttcttttctcagctattatatgtgcaaaaaaaaaaactatgctcTTTACCTAAAAATTCTGCTAATTAAAGACCCACATGTAAAAccccaaaccaaacaaaaagtaCAAAATTCATGTAGCCCAATGGGAAATTGGGAAAGAGAGACAGTACCGTTATCAGAATCAGAGGGCTGAGAGTGAGAGGTGGACGCATCTCCTCCAATGTCTCTGTTTAGGGCAGCCTGAAATGCCTCCACGTCAGCTCCCGAGTGCATACTCTCGTCCTGTGGCGCCGTTGCATTAACCAAAATTCGTTAACTTTTTAACACCgatttttgcaaaatttcagagagatagtgtgtgtgtgtgtgtgtgtgtgtgtgtgtgtgagagagagagagagagagcgaacCTCGTCTTCTTCGAGGAGCTTCATTATATTAGGATCCATGGTGTTCTTCTTCTCTATGCGAATCTGCGTTCTCcggtttgaaaattttgatatgattttatataaatatacaaaatattgCACAGATTGAAGGagatgataaattttttatttttttataagcaacTTTGTTATTaacttttgtttataatttataagactTTTGCTgtaagaagaggaagaagaagcagaagaagtGAAGAAAGAGCAAAAACCGTTTACCCGATCCCTATTTATAGCCCTCTCTCGCGATAGTGGTTTTTAGTCGGGTCGGGTCTCCTTCTGGGCTCACGGGTCTATTACTAAATGCACCGGCATGGctctatttgatatttttctgAACTGgaaatacttttaaataaaattttaaattaaagaataaaataaaataaatttcggGTTTACCggtttaaattagtttttttttacttatttattttttccctcaaaaagAAGAGGGAGATTAGGATCTGTTTGGCTTCTGCAACATACTTTGTTTTATGATTTCATATTCAGCAAATCtatgcaaaataataataataataaaattaataaaaatcatCATTGAGCTATTTGATTTGAATAGTTTCTATTGAGGAAATTAACCTCATCACATACGTTTTGTGCAAGCAATGAGactctttttactttttattttttattttttattttttattttttaaatttaatatcataatatttaaaagtgagatagagatagtgtcataattttttaggatttttctttatatgagagttgataaaagtttaaaattttgaatttagaataaaaaaaatgataattcaaacaagagaagagaaatgaaaatctaaaacttggaaatttaaaaaaaaaaaaatagctttcaACCAGTTtgtgattttaaatttaaaattatttaaataaaaaataggggtattttaaagaatttaagaaTTTATGTGAGGATATTTTAATAcacaaaatgataaaactcaAATAGAAAAGTTATTAGTAGTATAGATACATAATAGTCAAATAGGTTTCATTAGCTGCCTGGCTAGGtagtttaaattaaaagtaactcaaagaaaaaaaaaaagagttgaaaaTATGTGAAGGCTATAaaacttagagcatccacagttGGAATTGCAAATGCCATATCTAAGCTTCATTTAACATTTTTCCCACAAAAACCTCCCACAGTTGGAATTGTAAACAccaactattgcaaaaaaatttgcaatagtgattctaaatgtagaattgcactgtagcacaattctttaaaaaaaactaatattttattcctGCTTTTTTCTCTCATGACACGGTCTCCCATCTCTCTTTGTCTTTCTGTCTCTCACTcactttcctctctttctccctcttctcTACAATCAACGGAGCTCCCCCGTGATCATCAACCTATGGGTAAGCACCAACGGAGCTCCACGGATCATCCACCATGATcatctttttttcctctctatcTTCCCTTGAATCAAGCCTCCATGGTGGAGATGTGGCGTGGGACTCATGGATCGGTGGCTGGGTTTCATCTTCCGTGGTGTGGGTTTCATTTTCGGTGGCTGGGTTTCATTTTTGGTGGTATGGGttttatggatcaaatggatgggttttatttttggtggtgTGAGTGGCTGGGTTTCATCATTCCTTGGTTCGGTGGTTGTGGTTTTTGTGGGTTGGTGGCGATTGAGGTGGATCGGCGATCGCCGTGGGTTTTGGCCGTGGGTATGGGTTTTGGCTGGTGCTAGaggttgagggagaaagagaggttGGTGGCTCTCTCAGTGATGGGTTTTGGCCGTGGGTATGGGTATggcgttggttttttttttttttttttcctggtggtggtggatttgtGACtgatgtggtggtggtggtggtgagggTTGCCATGGTGGTGGTGATTTTTGGTGGCCGTGGGTGATGTTCATGGGGGATAGTGTGGTGTATTGTAAATGATGGTAATTgggggatatattattttattgtgtagaaatattattttaatgagtagaatagaaaaataaaagttgagatgctgaaagtattgtaaaatggtatggtataatgataaagtgactttttggAATGGTAAAATAGAGTAAAATTGGAATTTGcagctgtgaatgctcttagagtATCATCAgagattgttaaaaaaaaaaaaaactattttttgaatAGGCAAATTTTgatactttctttttctctccttttcactactctctctctctctctcaccaccaccaaattataaataaataaaaaattgatcatcattagagcacttgcagcagtggttGTAAAAAGCTATTTTTATAGCTACAAACTGAAAAATTAGAGCTACAGCAGTGGAGGCatatctaaaaattttagcttttgagCTACAATGCACATCTAAAGATAAATGTGCATTGTAGCTTAAAGCtataccaaaataataatattttatttatcttttcaattaaataaaatttacccCGTACACACTTCAGCtcttctcccttttctttttctttttttccctctctccctcCATGGAGAGATCAGAGATGGACAGTATTGATGATTTCAATGAGGATCTCGGTGCCGAAACAGTGAGACTAATTAAGCTCGGCAATGGTTGGGTTCGTGGTTGGGTTCGGTGCCGAAACGGTTCGTGGGTGGTCTTAGTGCCGAAACGGTTGGTGCTCTTCTTTCCTCACCTCCACTCCGCCGCTGGGTTATGGATTGTGCTTCGGCCTCGTGGATCGAAGTGGCTTTCCGTGGATCGGAGTGCTTGCTTGTGGATCGGAGTGGTTATCGCTCGTGGTTGTGTTTGCTCGTGGATAGGAGTGGGTTTCGGCGTACCGGCACCGAGGTGGGTTTCGGCGTACCGACGTGGTGGGTTTAAGTTTTGGGTTGCTGGATTTTCGGGTTCCTATAGGTTTGGTTTGTGGTGGCTGtggatttgtattattttattgtaggagatgtattattttattgtgatgtttatattattttattgtgttgaaagctaaaatagatctactgctgcagcatgttttgtaaaatgagtagctaaaatagataaagtaactttttgtgaagctaaaaagctaaatttttagctccactgctgtggatgctcttaccaCCTCAAACCCACTTCCCACTACCACCAACAGCCAATCACAAATCACAGTATGTATAGAACATAACGATGATCGCCATGGGGAGAAAAACTTAGAACACGTCTAAAACTCACCACcattagaggaaaaaaatttagctgATCTCTTCCTTGCCAGTCTCCACCAATTGATCTCGTCCTACGACGAGGGTCGATCTCTATAAGAGAAGAAAGAGGCAATGGATTTGGCTTTGTGGGTTTTGCTGCTAATTTTGTTTAATGTAATTGGTGGGTTTTTCCAATGATTAGGTTTGTTGTGGTCAATGGGTTTAGCTACTGATTGGCCATGTTGTGATCGGTGGCTTTAGTCTGTGACTGGGTCTAATGGATTTGGTGGTTAAAGGTGGTGTTTGGTGGGTTTCGTCGGTGATCAATGGTGATTGGCAGAGGTGGCtctttgattgttgttgttagGGACGTgggttgagagagagataaagagagcACAGAGGCGAGAGAGATAAGAGAAGACATAGGGCTGTAAATAAACCAAGATGTTCATGAACAACTTAAGCTCAGTTTGATAAAAAGTtctttcatgtttgtttgtttataaataagccaaaCTTTAGTCATAGTATTAagcctgtttaataaacaagccgagccctagcaaaaaaatttgttcataaaCAAGCTCGTGAGCTATAAGACTCGATGCAAAACAATTCAAGCATAtactcatttataagtttatatgtgtttgCCAAATAAATTCATTACACGTAGTTTAATAATGACATGGCTTACTGGGACCACTACccattaccttaattttttttccttccttctaAATTAGGCTTGTTCAACCCACCCATCCAAACTGACTAAACTTACTCGAAAATTTTCGGATTCGAGGCTTATGACTGTCAATGGTGGGTTTAGACCTCTATAAACCGATTCTAGCGAGTCGGTTGGCAGGTTATTGCTTCAAAATTTGACTCCAACTGACTCGACCAATCTCCACCAACATAGAGCTATTGTTCGCAATCGTTTGAAGCATTTTTCGATTGGATCTCACTAGATTCAAAGAGATCTCGACAACTTCTAGAGGATTTTAGCCATATTTCGCCTAAATTTGGCAAGATTTCAACAGGATGTTGGCCAAATCCGGTGAGTGCTGTCCAAATCGACTCTTCCCTAACCCAACCGAGACTGATTGCAGCCTTACAAGAACTCGACCAGTCTAACCTGAGTCCTTCACCGGTCAGAGGCGGGTCTGGAAACTACACACCCTATTTTGGtagggttgggcacaaaccctgACCTATGGACACCCTTACTCTAAATTGACCAAGCACCACTTTATAGATtttagttacatttaaaaaaaataaaaaataaaaaatttaagtggacCACGTATAATCCTTCTCCATCAACTATCTAATGTAAAGTTATGAaatatgctaattttttttaccattcatAATAgttataaacaaatatttttttagttcttcaCCATCTAatgtgaatgtaaaaattgtattttgaacaattgttGAAATTGCAGACAAGGATGAATGAACGTACAGATTTATTTATATGTAAAGTTTATATTTGAATAATGAATAATCATAGGCCAAATTTGCCaaatatcacaattttaactaaattctAGAAAAAAGTGTCATGACAAAGTTGTTTAGTTATGTTATGTAGCActtttttggaactcaagtttgacAAACTCAAGTTTTAACTCAAAATCGAGTTTGACAAACTTAAGTTCCAAGTAATGTGGACTCCAACGGGCACCAAATGCAATTATCTAAAATTATAAGATTTAAATACAATTATAAGGTATCCTACAAAACAACCATGAGGAATTTCCCCTTCTTATATTAATGGTAGATGTCACCATGCATTTAACTAGTGGGGTGTACATTTAACAAGAGAAAACAGTACACCAATATTGtactttcatttaattttgtttcaaacATGAATAAAGCCTCACTAATTGATATTACATGTTCAAGTTTAGTTTATTTGATTGTCTAGTAAGCTTGACTTATTCATGAATTATTTGATTAACTTGTTATGTTTCCATCTATAGTAAAACAATAACTGAATTTTTTACCTTCACAAATCTTTGAATTTTCACTATGAATTGATggtttatattatcaataaactacaaataataaCTTGGTATcatataaatcatttttttaaaaagtgtattttttGACAAGtacacatataatatatatatatatatatatatatatatatatatatatatatatatgagtcaTGTTAATGGGTATTCTTAGAACATCTAATAATagactattttagaaaaattttaataccacttttatgggtAATATAAAAAGGgccttaaataattttttttatataatattatatatagttaaataaattctcaataaatagttaaataaattCTCATCTTTGCAAGTACAAACATTTTATTATgcttgagcttgagcttgagcttgagcttgaccttttttttttttttttttttagcctaaatttgggtttgtgcttggattttttttagcttaaatTTGGGTTTGTGCTCGATTAACCCCATGTTGTGTTAATCGAGCTAAAAAAAAGCTCTTGACCGTAagctatataaatttataaaaaattaaattcgtCAAGGTATTCTAGACTTCTAGTGcattcatcccaaaaaaaaaaaaaaaaaaaggtcaatgtATTGGAGTGCATTCGACTACACAGCTACACGTGTTCCCGAAGTTTTTGGCTCATAGAGAGAGTTGGTATACTGACCATTAAATTGGAGTATGGGATTTGGAACTTGGAACTTGGCCACAGAATCAAATGGCAAGAAGATTGAAGAAATAGAAAATACAAGCACAAGCTAAAGGCTACAGCTTGATTCTTGAGTTCCCACTTCCTAGGCAGCCCATAAATGGGGAGCAATTTCTTAAGGAAGTACTACTACTGCCACCTCCAAACATACGAGACAAGGTTGTTGGTCACCCATGTTGGAAATTTCACTGCCCAAGCGAAATCCCTTGCAACCCATCAACAGTGGCGTGCTTATGCTCGATTTCCTAGTCAGCTTAGCAAAACCAGAGTTCCCAACACCTTGTCTCCTTCACGttcattttcatcttcttcctcttcaaaGTCTGGATTTCTGGGATGGTATTTGGGCAACCTTCAATCTCGCCCACTTATCACAAAATGCATCACATCTTCGCTTATTTATATAGCTTCAGACTTGACTTCTCAGgtatttttgattttgtttttgttttttttgtaaaaaaaaaaaacccctaagcTTGCCGTGTAGTTGAAAATTACTTTTAATTAATTAgcaaaatgtgtgtgtgtgttggtaATTATTGAAGTTCTATTATTGTCGTACCTATCTAATGGAATGACAAACTGATATTACAACAGGGAATAGAGAAACTGCCTGAAACTATAGAACTGTTAAGTGAAATGGAATGTATTTTAGCCAAGCCAAATCGTTGTTTAATTTATGTGACAACCAGCTTAGTTAATTATAGAATCTATGTTTCAATTTACCCTTCAGATAAGGAAAATATATTTAGAATTGTGAGGGACTTTACCAATATGGCACAATTTATGGAATTTATGGAAAATGATGctatcctttttttatttttggttgagaGAAAATATATTAGAATGATTGAGCAAGGAAAGTCTTGTTGTGCGAGAAGGGATATGTCAAGTACTCAAGTGGCATGGTTTCAAGCCATACATGCCAACCATTCATACCCTTAGCTTTCCTAGCCAAAGCGTGGGCAATCGAATTGCCTTGTCTTCGAACATGAGAGAATCTATGCCATCACATTTTCCTAGCCATCTCTTTGGTATTCTTGATAGGGAGCTAGGCACATTTCTTTAATATCTAAAGCTGTTGTACAGGTCTTGGAATCACCTTCAAAGAGCACTTTATCTAGTTGTATCTCCTTGACTAAATGAGCAGCTTTCCTTCCTGCCAATGCTTCCACTTCTTTAACTGTGTGAGGTAGAGGGCGTTTTTGGGCCAGAGCTGTAATTGGTTTGCCTTCATGGTCTCTAACTATCATCCCTATATTGACCTCCTTTGAGTCTTGGAAGATAGTGCCATCAAAGTTTACTTTGAGCTCATTACCAACTGGTGGAATCCAGCTTGCCCTGTGCTCTTGCCTATTGCTAGGACCTTGCAAGatctgttgtttttttttaactcctcAAGCAGTTCAGTAGCTCGAGT
Coding sequences within:
- the LOC142612711 gene encoding uncharacterized protein LOC142612711 isoform X2; its protein translation is MGSNFLRKYYYCHLQTYETRLLVTHVGNFTAQAKSLATHQQWRAYARFPSQLSKTRVPNTLSPSRSFSSSSSSKSGFLGWYLGNLQSRPLITKCITSSLIYIASDLTSQMITLPPSGSFDTTRTFRMAAYGLVILGPSQNFWFNSLSKILPKRDVLTTLKKTFMGQTVYGPIITTIFFSYNAGLQAIGEQFMFICMDHLFDIHGKLEESEHHLILGF